A window of Hemibagrus wyckioides isolate EC202008001 linkage group LG03, SWU_Hwy_1.0, whole genome shotgun sequence contains these coding sequences:
- the LOC131347170 gene encoding uncharacterized protein LOC131347170 isoform X2, with protein sequence MQYNIPSVPEQPGNVPPVIAPTQTSPTINGSAEVQTRLVFILSSPVLNGTEVLSVMEALLNDTLKNITDPITVLNITYEGISNTSYAVNIAFSIGNISIPTNPELRNDTYTKVEDIINNTINALLNKTAEGPFEPTTSNFTSSEDKVIGYMEYNIPSVPSQPGNDGSSKVPVTSSPMLTSPISPRTTIGTAFIYITLIFQNLINVPTEAVVLKAANDKLESKFKRQRDTAPQNLEQPVSIHDIIYNKTADNSFSLDLAFKIANVNLSAQCDTELNSSTYKLIQNEINDLMNTILTNPQTPPFNFPWANFTCNSTAAVIVADMIYVYKEADIQSPSLFLYELLKESGLLYYTLSPLVTIQPYTASGNSTYTGAAWILGFVIPCGIVLILLPCWILLCCLLCGCCARIRRRWHRRYNVKSHNVQYQTHNSLF encoded by the exons ATGCAATACAATATACCGAGCGTCCCCGAACAGCCAGGGAATG TTCCTCCAGTCATCGCTCCTACGCAGACTTCTCCCACAAT CAACGGATCAGCTGAGGTTCAAACCAGACTGGTTTTCATCTTGTCCTCTCCTGTTCTGAATGGAACTGAGGTCCTCAGTGTTATGGAAGCTCTGCTCAATGATACGCTCAAAAACATCACTGATCCTATAACAGTGCTGAACATCACCTATGAGG GAATTTCAAACACCTCCTATGCAGTTAACATTGCATTCAGCATTGGTAACATCAGCATCCCGACAAACCCTGAACTCAGGAATGACACCTACACCAAAGTGGAGGACATCATCAATAACACT ATAAATGCACTTCTAAACAAAACTGCTGAAGGTCCATTTGAGCCCACTACCTCCAACTTCAC GAGCTCAGAGGATAAAGTTATTGGTTACATGGAATACAATATACCAAGTGTCCCCAGTCAGCCAGGGAATG ATGGATCTTCAAAGGTTCCTGTGACCAGCTCTCCTATGCTGACTTCTCCAATATCTCCACGCACCAC AATCGGAACTGcattcatttatattacattGATATTCCAAAACTTGATCAATGTACCTACTGAGGCTGTGGTTCTCAAAGCTGCTAATGACAAACTGGAATCAAAGTTTAAAAGACAGCGTGATACTGCACCACAAAACCTGGAACAACCTGTCAGTATTCATGATATCATCTATAATA AAACGGCTGACAACTCATTCTCTTTGGATCTGGCATTCAAGATCGCCAATGTTAATTTATCTGCTCAGTGTGACACAGAATTGAACAGCAGCACCtataaattaatacaaaatgaaatcaACGACCTG ATGAATACAATCCTGACTAATCCACAGACTCCACCATTTAACTTCCCATGGGCAAACTTCAC GTGTAATAGTACTGCTGCAGTGATTGTGGCTGATATGATATATGTCTATAAAGAGGCGGATATCCAGTCACCAAGTCTCTTCCTCTATGAATTACTCAAAGAAAGTGGTTTATTGTACTATACACTTTCTCCACTTGTAACGATTCAGCCCTACACAGCATCAGGAAACAGCACCTACACAGGGGCTGCATGGATCCTGGGCTTTGTTATTCCCTGTGGTATAGTCCTCATTCTTCTGCCATGTTGGATTCTACTCTGT TGTCTTCTTTGTGGATGCTGTGCAAGAATTAGAAGACGCTGGCACAGGCGATACAATGTTAAGTCACACAATGTTCAGTATCAAACTCACAACAGCCTCTTCTAA
- the LOC131347170 gene encoding uncharacterized protein LOC131347170 isoform X1 — translation MQYNIPSIPSQPGTVPPVIAPTQTSPTINGSAEVQTRLVFILSSPVLNGTEVLSVMEALLNDTLKNITDPITVLNITYEGISNTSYAVNIAFSIGNISIPTNPELRNDTYTKVEDIINNTINALLNKTAEGPFEPTTSNFTSSEDKVIGYMEYNIPSVPSQPGNDGSSKVPVTSSPMLTSPISPRTTIGTAFIYITLIFQNLINVPTEAVVLKAANDKLESKFKRQRDTAPQNLEQPVSIHDIIYNKTADNSFSLDLAFKIANVNLSAQCDTELNSSTYKLIQNEINDLMNTILTNPQTPPFNFPWANFTCNSTAAVIVADMIYVYKEADIQSPSLFLYELLKESGLLYYTLSPLVTIQPYTASGNSTYTGAAWILGFVIPCGIVLILLPCWILLCCLLCGCCARIRRRWHRRYNVKSHNVQYQTHNSLF, via the exons ATGCAATACAATATACCAAGCATCCCCAGTCAGCCAGGGACTG TTCCTCCAGTCATCGCTCCTACGCAGACTTCTCCCACAAT CAACGGATCAGCTGAGGTTCAAACCAGACTGGTTTTCATCTTGTCCTCTCCTGTTCTGAATGGAACTGAGGTCCTCAGTGTTATGGAAGCTCTGCTCAATGATACGCTCAAAAACATCACTGATCCTATAACAGTGCTGAACATCACCTATGAGG GAATTTCAAACACCTCCTATGCAGTTAACATTGCATTCAGCATTGGTAACATCAGCATCCCGACAAACCCTGAACTCAGGAATGACACCTACACCAAAGTGGAGGACATCATCAATAACACT ATAAATGCACTTCTAAACAAAACTGCTGAAGGTCCATTTGAGCCCACTACCTCCAACTTCAC GAGCTCAGAGGATAAAGTTATTGGTTACATGGAATACAATATACCAAGTGTCCCCAGTCAGCCAGGGAATG ATGGATCTTCAAAGGTTCCTGTGACCAGCTCTCCTATGCTGACTTCTCCAATATCTCCACGCACCAC AATCGGAACTGcattcatttatattacattGATATTCCAAAACTTGATCAATGTACCTACTGAGGCTGTGGTTCTCAAAGCTGCTAATGACAAACTGGAATCAAAGTTTAAAAGACAGCGTGATACTGCACCACAAAACCTGGAACAACCTGTCAGTATTCATGATATCATCTATAATA AAACGGCTGACAACTCATTCTCTTTGGATCTGGCATTCAAGATCGCCAATGTTAATTTATCTGCTCAGTGTGACACAGAATTGAACAGCAGCACCtataaattaatacaaaatgaaatcaACGACCTG ATGAATACAATCCTGACTAATCCACAGACTCCACCATTTAACTTCCCATGGGCAAACTTCAC GTGTAATAGTACTGCTGCAGTGATTGTGGCTGATATGATATATGTCTATAAAGAGGCGGATATCCAGTCACCAAGTCTCTTCCTCTATGAATTACTCAAAGAAAGTGGTTTATTGTACTATACACTTTCTCCACTTGTAACGATTCAGCCCTACACAGCATCAGGAAACAGCACCTACACAGGGGCTGCATGGATCCTGGGCTTTGTTATTCCCTGTGGTATAGTCCTCATTCTTCTGCCATGTTGGATTCTACTCTGT TGTCTTCTTTGTGGATGCTGTGCAAGAATTAGAAGACGCTGGCACAGGCGATACAATGTTAAGTCACACAATGTTCAGTATCAAACTCACAACAGCCTCTTCTAA